In Streptomyces sp. Li-HN-5-11, the sequence CGTGCGCGAGGCTCTCAAGACGCTGGCCGGATCGGGCCTGGTCGTGATGCTTCCCTACAAGGGAGTGACCGTCAGGGAGGTGGACGAGGAACTGGCGCGCGCCGTCTACGACATGCGGCTGCTGCTGGAGCCGGTGGCCGCCGGCCGCGCCACCCTCTCCAGCCGCGCGCTTCAGGAGGCCCGCGGCGCGCTCGACGCGGCCGACCGTGCCGAGGACGCCGCCGACCGCTCGCTGGCCAACCGGGCCTTCCACCGGGCGCTCTACTCCGGGTGCGGCAACCCGCTCCTCGTGAAGGCCCTCGACGAACTGCGCGACCAGACGGCGCTGGTCTCCAGTGCCGCGTGGGCCCGGCAGCCGTCCTGGGAACAGGAGGCCCGCGAGCACCGGGAGATCCTCACGGCCGCTGAGGAGGGGGACTCCCGGCAGGTCCGAGCCCTGATGCGTGGTCACATCAGCGCCTTCGTGGCGCGCAACTTCCCCGAGAGCGAAGCGGAGTAGGCCCACTCATGACCGTGGAACCGCAGGACAGCCTCGTCTCCCCCGACCATCTGCACGAACTGCGCGACAGACTGTCGACTGTGGTGGCCATCCCGGTGACGCCGTTCCGGGCGGACGGCGGCGTGGACTGGGACGCCCACGCCGCGCTGATCCGGCGGCTGGTGGAGAACGGCGTCGAGGTGGTCACCCCCAACGGAAACACCGGCGAGTTCTACACCCTCACCGAGGCGGAGTCCCGGCGTGCGGTGGAGTCGACGGTGGCCGCCGTCGCCGGCCGCGCCGACGTGATGGCCGGGGTCGGCCTGGACGTCGACAGTGCGGTCGCCGCGGCCCGGCACGCCCGGGACGCAGGCGCCGGATCGGTGATGGTGCACCAGCCCGTGCATCCCTACCGCTCCGCAGAGGGCTGGATCGAGTACCACCGCGCGGTCGCCGACTCGGTGCCCGAACTGGGCGTGGTCCTCTACGTCCGCGACCCACGCGTGAGCGGCGAGCAGATCCGTGCCCTGGCCGACCGCAGCCCGAACGTCGTCGGCGTCAAGTACGCGGTCCCCGACCCGGTGCGCTTCGCCTCCGTCGCCCGGGACGCCGGCCTCGACCGCTTCACCTGGATCGCGGGACTCGCCGAGCTGTCCACGCCCGGCTACTGGGCGGTGGGCGCCACCGGATTCACCTCCGGCCTGGTCAACGTCGTACCGCGGCTGTCGGGTGCACTCCTCGAGGCGCTGCGCGGCGGCGACTTCGGCAAGGCGATGACCGTGTGGGAGCAGGCCCGGCTCTTCGAGGAACTGCGCGCCGCGGACGCCTCGGCGGACAACGTCAGCGTGGTCAAGGAGGCACTCGCGCAACTCCAGTTGTGCGAGCGGCAGGTCCGGCCGCCGTCCCGGATGCTGCCCGAGGCGCTGCGCGAGCAGATCGCCGTACTGATGTCCGGGTGGCGCGAGGGCGGTTGGCTGTGAACGAGGACGGCAACGCGGCGCCCGGCCCGCACTGAACCCACCACCAGCTCAACCGGCGCACCACCGGCAGACGCTCGCACCACGGCTCCGCAGGCCGCCGCCCGCGGCCGGCACCACCGCTCAGCAGAACGACCCGCACGACCGTTCGCACCACAGCGCAAGCCCCCAGCTCGCGACCGTACCTGACGAAGGGCCGCAATCCGCCATGTCATCCGCCATGCCCGAGCACGACAGAAGTCTCACCCGCCGCCGCGTCCTCGGCACCCTCGCCGCCTCCGCCGTCGCGACCCCGGTCCTCGCCGCGTGCAGCGCCCCCAGCAGCGGCACCGCCGGCAAGCCGGCGGCACCCACCGCCCTGGCCACCAAGCCGTCCAAGCCCGTCACCCTGAACATCCTCGACGTCGCGGGCAACCTGGCGCTCACCCAGCCGATCATCGACGCCTTCAAGGCGAAGCACCCCGAGATCGTCTCCGAGATCACCACCACCACGGGCACCGCACCCGAGCTGGCGCCGAAGGTGCAGGCCCAGCAGCAGGCCGGCAACGTGCAGATCCAGCTGGTGCTGACCGGCACCGACGGTCTCGCGGCCGGCATCCAGAAGGGCCTGTGGTACGACCTCAAGCCGTACTACGGCCGCTTCTTCCCGAACCTGATGTCGAACTACAGCAAGCCGGCCGCGTCCATGGCCGCGCTCGCCCAGGACCAGGGCATAGAGCTGGTCACCACCCCGGGCGGCCCGCTCCTCGAGTACAACCCGGCGAAGGTGTCCTCCCCGCCCACCACCCCGGACGCCCTGCTGGAGTGGGCCAAGGCCCACAAGGGGAAGTTCCAGTACGCGCAGCCGCGTAACTCCGGCCCGGGCCGCACCTTCCTGATGGGCCTGCCGTACCTGCTCGGCGACAAGGACCCCACGGACCCGACCAACGGCTGGGCGAAGACCTGGGCGTTCCTGACCGAGCTCAACAAGTACACCGCCGACTACCCGGCCAAGACCTCGGCGACCATGACCAACCTGGCGCAGGGCACGGTCGACATCATCGCCTCCACCATGGGCTGGTACATCAACCCGCGGGTGCTCGGCACCGTGCCGCAGAGCATGAAGGTCGCCAAGTACGACAACATGACCTGGGTCACCGACGCCCAGTACGGCGTCATCCCCAAGGGTGTCTCCAACGACGAACTCATCGCCGCGATGCAGCTGCTGGCCTTCGCCCTGACCCCCGGGCAGCAGGCCGTCACCTACGACCAGGGCTACTTCTACCCTGGCCCGGCGGTCGCGGGCGTGAGCCTCGGCCAGGCCCCGGCCACCTCGCAGAGCGCGATCAAGAAGTACGGCGACACCGAGTTCGACAGCTGGATCTCGGCCAGTCCCGCCAAGAACTCCCTGCCCGCCACCGCCCAGGTCACGGCCTTCGACCTGTGGGACAAGAAGATCGGCTCGACCAAGTGAGCGCGGTGACCGACATGACCACGACGAAGACGTCCCCCGCCCGGGCGGCGGGGGAGCGCCCCGGCTCCCAGCTGAACGAGCTCCACCTGCGCGGCATCAGCCGGGCCTACGGCACGCACATTGCGCTCAAGCCCCTCGACCTGACCATCGAGGGCGGCGAGTTCATCGCCCTGCTCGGCCCGTCCGGCTGCGGCAAGACCACCGCGCTGAACTGCCTCGCCGGTCTGCTTCCGCTGACCGCCGGTGAGATCGTCCTCGACGGGAGGCGGGTGGACACGCTGCCGCCGGAGAAACGCGGCTTCGGCATGGTCTTCCAGAACTACGCCCTCTTCCCGCACCTGACCGTGCGCGCCAACGTCGCCTTCGGCCTGAAGATGCGCGGCATCGGCAAGGAGGAGACCCGCCGCCGGGTGGACCAGGTGCTGAGCCTGGTCCGGCTGACCGAGCACGCCCACAAGCACCCCGGCCAGCTCTCCGGCGGCCAGCAGCAGCGTGTCGCGATCGCCCGCGCCATCGTGATGGAACCGCCGCTGGTGCTGATGGACGAGCCGCTGTCCAACCTGGACGCCTCTCTGCGGCTGCAGATGCGCAGCGAAATCCGCCGGATCCACCAGGAGTTCGGGCTCACCACGCTCTACGTCACCCACGACCAGGAAGAGGCGCTGTCGCTCGCCGACCGCCTGGTGGTGCTGCACGACGGCACGGTCAGCCAGATCGGCACCCCCGCCGAACTGTACGAACACCCCGCCGACCCGTATGTCGCCGGGTTCATGGGCTACCGCAACCTGCTGCAGCTGCAGATCGCCTCGGCGGACGCCGGGAGCGCCCTCGCCGAGGGCCGCGGTCTGAAGGTGCGGGGCACACGGGTCGGCGAACGGCCGCTGCGCGCGGGGCAGGACGTGACCGTCGCGATCCGCCCCGAGGACCTGCGGCCCGCCGAGGAGGGCGAGCAGTCCGTCACCGAGGCGGTCGCCGAGATCGTCGAGTACCACGGCCGCGTCCTGCACGTGGAGGCGATCACCCGGCACGGCGACCGGCTGCACCTCAAGTCCCACCGGCAGGTCCACCCCGGCGACACGGTGTCCGTCGCGGTCGACCCCGAACGAGCCCTGATCTTCCCCGAGCCGGAGCTTCCCGAGCTTCCGGGCGAGGAGGCGACGTCATGACCACCATGGCCGCCGTCACCCCGCCGACGGGCAAGACGGCCCTGCGGCACCGGCTCGCCGAACGCGGCGTCGACCGCATGCTGCTCCTGCTGCTGCCCGGCGCGCTCGCCGTGATCGCCCTCTTCCTCTACCCGTTCCTCTACGGCCTCCAGCTCTCCTTCCAGCCCGCCCAGGGCGGCGCCCTCGGCGCCTACCACAAGTTCTTCGCCGAGCCGTTCTCCCGCAAGTCCGTCTGGGCGACCTTCTCGCTGGCCGTCCCCGCCGCGCTGATCAACGTCGGGGCGTCGGTGCCCATCGCCTACCGGATGCGCCGCGACTTCCGGGGCAAGCGGCTGCTGCTCGCCCTCCTGGTCGTCCCGATCACGCTGGGCACGGTGCTCACCGCCGAGGGCATCCTGGAGTTCTACGGCCCCTCCGGCTGGTTCAACCGCACCCTGCACCTGCTGGGCCTGGCCGACTCGCCGGTCAAGCTGACCATGAACTACACCGGCGTCCTGCTCTCCCTCGTCATCAGCGGCTTCCCCTTCGCCTACCTGCTCACCCACTCCTACCTCTCGGGCATCCACCCGAGCCTGGAGAAGGCCGCCTCCACCCTGGGCGCCGGCTGGTGGCAGCGCTTCAGGTACATCACCTTCCCGCTGCTGATGCCCGGTCTGATGACCACCTTCTGCCTGACCTTCGTGATGGCCTTCGCCGTCTTCCCGTCCGCGATGATGGTGGGCGCCCCCGACGGCACGACCCACGTCATCTCCATCGAGGCGTACGAGGCCGCGCTGCAGCGCTTCGACTACGCCCAGGGCTGCGCCGACGCGATGATCATGACGGTGCTCATGCTCGCCGTCATCGGCGCGGTCACGCTGCTGCGCTCCCGGCTGTACACGGGATCCACGGGAGGCAAGGGATGACCGCCGTACTCGACTCCACGTCCACCTCCGGCCTCACACCGCAGGCGCCTCGCGAACGGCGCCGGATCGCGATGCGGCCCGGCGCCTGGCTCACCTGGGCGGTGCTGGCGTTCTTCTTCCTCAATCTGCTCGGCGTGATCACCACCGTGCTGCTGAACTCCTTCGGCGGCCGCTGGTTCGACACCTGGCTGCCCAGCGGCTGGACCGGCCACTGGTACGGCGACTCCTGGAAGGAGTTCCACCTGGGCCAGGTGCTGTGGACCACCGTCGAGGTGAGCCTCGCGGTCGTGCTGATCTCGCTCGCGCTCGCCGTGCCGGTCTCCTACGCGCTGGCCCGCCGGAACTTCCCCGGCAAGAAGCTGGTCACGGTCCTGTTCGTGCTGCCGATCCTGGTCCCGCCGATCGCCTACGGCATCCCGCTGGCCACCGTGCTCTACAAGTTCCACCTGGCAGGCTCCGTGACCGGCGTGATCCTGGCGAACCTGGTGCCGTCCATCCCGTTCGTCGTCTTCACCATGACGCCGTTCATCGAGCAGATCGACCCGAAGATCGAGCACGCGGCCCGGATGTGCGGTGCCTCGACATGGACCGTGCTGACCAGGATCCTGTCGCCGCTGCTGCTGCCCGGCATGCTCGCGGCCGCGATCCTGGTGCTGGTGCGCACCTTCGGCATGTTCGAGCTGACCTTCCTCACCGCGGGGCCCACCAGCCAGACACTGATCGTGGCGCTCTTCTCGGCCGTCAACTCGGCCGGCATCCGCTCCACGCAGTCGATCGACGCCATGGCCGTCCTCTACACCGCCTCCATGGCCGTCCTGCTGCTGATCGCCCTGCGCTTCGTCAACCCCACCCAGCTGGTGGCCCGTACCAGCGACTGATGTCACCCCGTTTCCGAGAGGCCGTCGACGATGACCGAGCCCACCCGTAGACAGCTGCTGCGTTCCGCCATCGCGCTCGGGGGCGCGGTCACCGTCTCCGCCGTCCTCGGCGGACCCGCCTTCGGCTCCCCGTTGCCGTACTGTGCGGCGACCGCCGCCGACCGCGCCGCCGACCGCATCGTCGCCGGGATACGGCGGCCCGCCATCCCGCGCCGCGACGTCCCCGTCACCCGCTTCGGCGCGGTCGCCGACGGAACCACCGACAACACCGCCGCCCTGGCCGCCGCCGTAGAGGCGGCACACCGCGCCGGCGGCGGCCGGGTCGTCGTACCCGCCGGCCGCTGGGCCACCGGCCCCATCCACCTCCTCTCCCGCGTCGAGCTGCACCTGGAGGCGGGCGCCACCCTCCTCTTCTCCACCGACCCGGCCGCCTACCTGCCCACCGTGTACAGCCGCTGGCAGGGCATCGAGCTGATGAACTACTCGCCGCTGATCTACGCCTACGGCCAGCACGACATCGCCGTCACCGGGGCCGGCGTCCTCGACGGGCAGGCGTCCACCGCCAACTGGTGGGCCTGGAAGCCGCTGGGCGACGCCGACTTCGCCACCTTCGAGGCCACCGTCAACGCCGGACTGCCGGTCGCGCAGCGGGACGGCACCAAATACCACTTCCGCCCGGCCTTCGTGGAGCCGTACGACTGCCGGAGGGTGCTCGTCGAGGGTGTGACCTTCAAGAACTCGCCCTTCTGGTTCCTGCACCCCACGCTGTGCCAGGACGTCACGGTGCACGGCGTCACCGTCGAGGCGAGCGGACCCAACACCGACGGCTGCGATCCCGAGTCCTGCGACGGCGTCCTCATCGACTCCGTCTCCTTCGACACCGGTGACGACTGCGTCGCCGTCAAGGCCGGACGCAACACCGACGGCCGCCGCGTCAACACGCCCAGCCGGAACATCGTCATCCAGAACTCCACCTTCGCGAGCGGCCACGGCGGCATCACCATCGGCAGCGAGATGACCGGCGGCGTGCGGGACGTCTACGCCCGTGACCTGACCATGACCTCGACCGGCCTGCAGTCCGGCCACCGCCTCAAGACCAACTCGGTGCGCGGTGGCTACATCGAGAGCACCCACGTGTACCGGGTCGACGTGACCGCCCTCGGCGGCCCGCTGCTGCTGATCGACTACAACTACGGCGAGGGCGACACCGGCACGTATCCGCCCACCGTCACCGACGTCAACCTCAGCCACTGGAGTGTCACTTCCGCCACCCAGGGCTGGAACATCCAGGGCTACGCCGACGACCCCGTCGGCACGGTACGCCTCAGCGACATCACCATCGACAGCGCGCTGACCCAGGCCGACATCGCCACGAACGTGACGGACCTGCGACTGACGAACGTCGTCATCGACGGAGTGCCCCAGTGACCTGACGCAGGTCACGGCCAACGGCGCCTCCGCCGGCACCTTCCCCGGAACGACCTCCCCCCAGCGTCCGCCCGCCGACCCGGCGGGCGGCTCGTCGCAACCGGAAGGACCCCCGCAATGAGCCGCACCATCGCGACGCGCCACCGGCACGGGCTCACCGCCGCAGCGGTGGCCACCCTCACCGCCGGCCTCACGACCGGAGCACTCCTGGTCGCGGGCGCGCCCACCGCCTCCGCCGCATCCGTGCCGCCCCTCGCCACGGGTGACACCCGCACCGTCTTGGAACCGAGCGTGCCGGGCACCGTGTGCAAGACGGTCACCAGCGGTCTGACGATGCCGAGCCGCACCTCCAGCACCGCCAACGAGACCACGCCGCCGGACACCTCCCGCATCCAGTCCGCCCTGGACGCCTGCGCACAGAGCGGCTCCGGCCAGGTCGCCGTCAAGCTGACGGCCGCCGACTCGAGCCACGCCGCCTTCCTCAGCGGCCCGCTCACCGTGCACAGGGGCGAGGTACTGCTGCTGGCCACCGGCGTGACGCTCTACGGCTCCCTCAACCCGGCCGGCTACCAGGTCAGCGGCAAGCCGACGTGCGGCACGGTGGCCACCGACTCGGGGGGCTGCAAACCGCTCATCACCGTCTCCGGCGCCAACGCCGGTGTGGAAGCGGTCCGTTCGAGCAGCGGAAGCCAGGGCCGCATCGACGGCCGGGGCGACCTGGACCTCCTCGGTACCTCGACCACCTGGTGGGATCTCGCCACAGAGGCGAAGAACAAGGGGCAGAAGCAGAACAACCCGCGCATGATCCAGGCCAACAGCTCCGACAACTTCACCCTGTACGACATCGACCTGGTCAACTCGCCGAACTTCCACGTCTACTACAGCGGCAACGGCTTCACCGCCTGGGGCGTCCGCATCAAGACCCCGGCCACCGCCCGCAACACCGACGGCATCGACCCGGCCGGCGCCACGAACGTCACGATCGCCGACTCCTACATCCAGGACGGCGACGACGGCATCGCCATCAAGGGGGGCTCAGCGGCTTCCAGGAACATCACCGTCAGGAACAGCCACTTCTACGGCACCCACGGCATCTCCATCGGCTCCGAGACCAACAGCGGCGTCAGCAACGTCCTCTTCGTGAACAACACGCTCACCGGCACCGACAGCTCCGGCAACGCGAGCGGCAGCAGCAACGGCATCCGCATCAAGTCCTCGCCGGCGAACGGAGGCACGGTCCAGCAGATCACCTACACCGGCACCTGCCTGACGAAGCTCAGGTACCCGCTCGTCTTCGACACCCACTACTCGGGCGGCACCGGCTCCTCCACCCCGTACTTCACCGACGTCGTGGTGAACGGAGTGAAGTCCACCAGCTCCGTCTCCGGCGCCATGTCGACCTTCGTCGGCCTGAACTCGACCCACCCGCTGGGCCTGACGCTGGAGAACGTCAGCCTGGACGCCACTTCGTACACGGCTTCCTACGCGAACATAGGCCTGTACGACAGTGACATCACGCCTTCCGGCACCGGCGTGACAACCAGCGCGGCGAGCGGCAGCGGCTCCGTGCCGTCCTGCTCCTTCCCTTCCTTTCCCAGTCTGTAGCCGGCCTCCCGCACGGCGCCCCGGCCTCCGCCGGGGCGCCGACTGCTGCCCTCGATGCCCGCCGGGCATCGAGGGTT encodes:
- a CDS encoding glycoside hydrolase family 28 protein, which gives rise to MTEPTRRQLLRSAIALGGAVTVSAVLGGPAFGSPLPYCAATAADRAADRIVAGIRRPAIPRRDVPVTRFGAVADGTTDNTAALAAAVEAAHRAGGGRVVVPAGRWATGPIHLLSRVELHLEAGATLLFSTDPAAYLPTVYSRWQGIELMNYSPLIYAYGQHDIAVTGAGVLDGQASTANWWAWKPLGDADFATFEATVNAGLPVAQRDGTKYHFRPAFVEPYDCRRVLVEGVTFKNSPFWFLHPTLCQDVTVHGVTVEASGPNTDGCDPESCDGVLIDSVSFDTGDDCVAVKAGRNTDGRRVNTPSRNIVIQNSTFASGHGGITIGSEMTGGVRDVYARDLTMTSTGLQSGHRLKTNSVRGGYIESTHVYRVDVTALGGPLLLIDYNYGEGDTGTYPPTVTDVNLSHWSVTSATQGWNIQGYADDPVGTVRLSDITIDSALTQADIATNVTDLRLTNVVIDGVPQ
- a CDS encoding ABC transporter permease subunit, producing MTTMAAVTPPTGKTALRHRLAERGVDRMLLLLLPGALAVIALFLYPFLYGLQLSFQPAQGGALGAYHKFFAEPFSRKSVWATFSLAVPAALINVGASVPIAYRMRRDFRGKRLLLALLVVPITLGTVLTAEGILEFYGPSGWFNRTLHLLGLADSPVKLTMNYTGVLLSLVISGFPFAYLLTHSYLSGIHPSLEKAASTLGAGWWQRFRYITFPLLMPGLMTTFCLTFVMAFAVFPSAMMVGAPDGTTHVISIEAYEAALQRFDYAQGCADAMIMTVLMLAVIGAVTLLRSRLYTGSTGGKG
- a CDS encoding glycosyl hydrolase family 28 protein — translated: MSRTIATRHRHGLTAAAVATLTAGLTTGALLVAGAPTASAASVPPLATGDTRTVLEPSVPGTVCKTVTSGLTMPSRTSSTANETTPPDTSRIQSALDACAQSGSGQVAVKLTAADSSHAAFLSGPLTVHRGEVLLLATGVTLYGSLNPAGYQVSGKPTCGTVATDSGGCKPLITVSGANAGVEAVRSSSGSQGRIDGRGDLDLLGTSTTWWDLATEAKNKGQKQNNPRMIQANSSDNFTLYDIDLVNSPNFHVYYSGNGFTAWGVRIKTPATARNTDGIDPAGATNVTIADSYIQDGDDGIAIKGGSAASRNITVRNSHFYGTHGISIGSETNSGVSNVLFVNNTLTGTDSSGNASGSSNGIRIKSSPANGGTVQQITYTGTCLTKLRYPLVFDTHYSGGTGSSTPYFTDVVVNGVKSTSSVSGAMSTFVGLNSTHPLGLTLENVSLDATSYTASYANIGLYDSDITPSGTGVTTSAASGSGSVPSCSFPSFPSL
- a CDS encoding dihydrodipicolinate synthase family protein produces the protein MTVEPQDSLVSPDHLHELRDRLSTVVAIPVTPFRADGGVDWDAHAALIRRLVENGVEVVTPNGNTGEFYTLTEAESRRAVESTVAAVAGRADVMAGVGLDVDSAVAAARHARDAGAGSVMVHQPVHPYRSAEGWIEYHRAVADSVPELGVVLYVRDPRVSGEQIRALADRSPNVVGVKYAVPDPVRFASVARDAGLDRFTWIAGLAELSTPGYWAVGATGFTSGLVNVVPRLSGALLEALRGGDFGKAMTVWEQARLFEELRAADASADNVSVVKEALAQLQLCERQVRPPSRMLPEALREQIAVLMSGWREGGWL
- a CDS encoding ABC transporter ATP-binding protein; its protein translation is MTTTKTSPARAAGERPGSQLNELHLRGISRAYGTHIALKPLDLTIEGGEFIALLGPSGCGKTTALNCLAGLLPLTAGEIVLDGRRVDTLPPEKRGFGMVFQNYALFPHLTVRANVAFGLKMRGIGKEETRRRVDQVLSLVRLTEHAHKHPGQLSGGQQQRVAIARAIVMEPPLVLMDEPLSNLDASLRLQMRSEIRRIHQEFGLTTLYVTHDQEEALSLADRLVVLHDGTVSQIGTPAELYEHPADPYVAGFMGYRNLLQLQIASADAGSALAEGRGLKVRGTRVGERPLRAGQDVTVAIRPEDLRPAEEGEQSVTEAVAEIVEYHGRVLHVEAITRHGDRLHLKSHRQVHPGDTVSVAVDPERALIFPEPELPELPGEEATS
- a CDS encoding ABC transporter permease — protein: MTAVLDSTSTSGLTPQAPRERRRIAMRPGAWLTWAVLAFFFLNLLGVITTVLLNSFGGRWFDTWLPSGWTGHWYGDSWKEFHLGQVLWTTVEVSLAVVLISLALAVPVSYALARRNFPGKKLVTVLFVLPILVPPIAYGIPLATVLYKFHLAGSVTGVILANLVPSIPFVVFTMTPFIEQIDPKIEHAARMCGASTWTVLTRILSPLLLPGMLAAAILVLVRTFGMFELTFLTAGPTSQTLIVALFSAVNSAGIRSTQSIDAMAVLYTASMAVLLLIALRFVNPTQLVARTSD
- a CDS encoding extracellular solute-binding protein, translated to MPEHDRSLTRRRVLGTLAASAVATPVLAACSAPSSGTAGKPAAPTALATKPSKPVTLNILDVAGNLALTQPIIDAFKAKHPEIVSEITTTTGTAPELAPKVQAQQQAGNVQIQLVLTGTDGLAAGIQKGLWYDLKPYYGRFFPNLMSNYSKPAASMAALAQDQGIELVTTPGGPLLEYNPAKVSSPPTTPDALLEWAKAHKGKFQYAQPRNSGPGRTFLMGLPYLLGDKDPTDPTNGWAKTWAFLTELNKYTADYPAKTSATMTNLAQGTVDIIASTMGWYINPRVLGTVPQSMKVAKYDNMTWVTDAQYGVIPKGVSNDELIAAMQLLAFALTPGQQAVTYDQGYFYPGPAVAGVSLGQAPATSQSAIKKYGDTEFDSWISASPAKNSLPATAQVTAFDLWDKKIGSTK
- a CDS encoding GntR family transcriptional regulator translates to MADILASLGSARPGALPPSRTEAVLGTIKHAILTGELKPGQALVEAELAERLGVSKTPVREALKTLAGSGLVVMLPYKGVTVREVDEELARAVYDMRLLLEPVAAGRATLSSRALQEARGALDAADRAEDAADRSLANRAFHRALYSGCGNPLLVKALDELRDQTALVSSAAWARQPSWEQEAREHREILTAAEEGDSRQVRALMRGHISAFVARNFPESEAE